Proteins from a genomic interval of Candidatus Omnitrophota bacterium:
- a CDS encoding ATP-binding cassette domain-containing protein: protein MITVSNLSKNFDERMLLQDVSLGIFPNERIGLTGPNGAGKSTLFAIILGQMEPTSGSVQVQKNLKIGHMAQETKYASDRTVMDEMTSGDAQIRELLHEKHRLEEEHKADSSRYGDILEVLEKKGIYEMEHKAEKVLTGLGFKQEDFHKPIAHLSGGWQMRTQLAKLLTTRYDLLLLDEPTNYLDLEATLWLKGYLSKYDGTFIIISHDKIFLNDVTNYTIILEDGKMTKVKGNYELYEEEKITRLRTLEKQSKVIEKKREQLERFTERFHAQPNRASAVRNKRKMLDRMEEIRIPQEKHSIRDFQFPPTIESGHTVLTMSKVAKSYGDKQVYKDLDLEITKGQRICLVGPNGAGKSTLLKMLAGVLPFDSGTRKLGHQVSLGYFSQTRLDVLNPARTALEELLSASTASVPMTQARTLLGVFNFRGDDVFKHVRILSGGEKSRLILAKLLVNPPNFILLDEPTTHLDIDGVEALTSCFRKYTGTLCFISHDLFFVKEIADHIMDVNNGTLKMYPGGLDYYLDKKAGRDAQERQKAGQERAAAKQKRSAPPGNNGHAASSQIRSAQQRHRQALKRLEDIKTEAKNFENERKQLETESYVKSRVLSDAFGRDPVLIKEYGRRLKEIQQRMREIVVTLDKLQEEKIRITK, encoded by the coding sequence ATGATCACCGTCAGCAATTTATCCAAGAATTTTGATGAGCGCATGCTCCTGCAGGATGTGTCTCTGGGCATTTTTCCCAATGAGCGCATCGGCCTGACCGGCCCCAACGGGGCGGGCAAAAGCACGTTGTTTGCCATCATCCTCGGACAAATGGAACCCACGTCGGGTTCGGTGCAGGTCCAGAAAAACTTGAAGATCGGTCATATGGCGCAGGAAACGAAATACGCCTCCGACCGCACGGTCATGGATGAAATGACGTCCGGCGATGCACAGATCCGTGAACTTCTGCATGAAAAACACCGCCTGGAAGAAGAACATAAGGCCGACAGTTCCCGTTACGGCGATATTTTGGAGGTCCTGGAGAAAAAGGGCATTTATGAAATGGAACATAAGGCCGAAAAAGTCCTGACCGGGCTTGGCTTCAAACAGGAGGATTTCCATAAGCCCATTGCCCATTTGTCAGGCGGCTGGCAGATGCGCACCCAGTTGGCCAAACTGCTGACCACCCGTTACGACCTGCTTTTGCTCGACGAGCCGACCAATTACCTTGACCTGGAGGCCACGCTGTGGCTCAAAGGATATTTGTCCAAATACGACGGGACGTTCATCATCATTTCGCACGACAAGATCTTCCTCAACGATGTCACCAATTACACCATCATTCTGGAAGACGGAAAAATGACCAAGGTCAAGGGCAATTACGAACTGTATGAAGAGGAAAAGATCACGCGCCTGCGCACCCTGGAAAAACAAAGCAAGGTCATTGAAAAGAAACGCGAACAGCTGGAACGTTTCACCGAGCGTTTTCACGCCCAGCCCAATCGTGCCTCTGCCGTGCGCAACAAACGTAAAATGCTCGACCGGATGGAAGAGATCCGCATCCCGCAGGAAAAACACAGCATCCGCGATTTTCAGTTTCCCCCGACAATAGAAAGCGGTCATACGGTCCTGACCATGAGCAAGGTCGCGAAATCCTACGGGGACAAACAGGTCTACAAGGACCTTGACCTTGAGATCACCAAGGGCCAGAGAATATGCCTGGTCGGCCCCAATGGTGCCGGCAAAAGCACGCTGCTCAAAATGCTCGCCGGGGTCCTGCCGTTCGATTCCGGCACGCGCAAACTCGGGCATCAGGTGTCTTTGGGATATTTTTCCCAAACGCGTCTGGATGTTTTGAACCCGGCGCGCACGGCGCTGGAGGAATTGTTGTCCGCGTCCACGGCCTCGGTGCCCATGACGCAGGCGCGCACCCTTTTGGGTGTTTTTAATTTCCGCGGGGACGACGTGTTCAAACACGTGCGGATCCTCTCCGGAGGGGAAAAAAGCCGGCTCATCCTGGCCAAACTTCTGGTCAATCCGCCCAATTTCATTTTGCTCGACGAGCCCACGACCCACCTGGACATCGACGGGGTGGAAGCCCTGACGAGTTGTTTCAGGAAATACACGGGCACGCTGTGTTTTATCAGCCACGATCTTTTTTTCGTCAAAGAGATCGCCGACCATATCATGGACGTCAATAACGGGACGCTGAAAATGTATCCCGGCGGCCTTGATTATTATCTGGACAAGAAAGCCGGCCGCGACGCGCAGGAAAGACAAAAAGCAGGGCAGGAGAGGGCCGCTGCCAAACAGAAAAGATCCGCTCCGCCGGGAAATAACGGCCATGCCGCGTCTTCTCAAATCAGGTCTGCCCAACAACGTCATCGGCAGGCCTTAAAGCGTCTGGAAGATATCAAGACAGAGGCCAAGAATTTTGAAAATGAGCGCAAACAGCTGGAGACCGAAAGTTACGTCAAGTCACGCGTTCTTTCTGATGCGTTCGGCCGGGACCCGGTCCTGATCAAGGAATACGGCCGGCGGCTCAAGGAGATCCAGCAACGCATGCGGGAGATCGTCGTGACCCTGGACAAACTGCAGGAAGAGAAGATAAGGATCACCAAATGA
- the pgeF gene encoding peptidoglycan editing factor PgeF: MIIFKDPSVIAFTSDASVDFTTQDFDASLAPAQSAYLKTHTGIDIPRVFWRKQVHGDDVLIAGKEACARGCPDADAFITDRKNVPIAIRTADCVPVFIYDPLKQVIGLAHAGWKGTRQRIAAKTVQEMQDKFTCRCYDLKVALGPAIRSCCYEAGPEFKVYFPDDTVERGGKVYVDIVAANRRQLVEAGIDDGNIFDGGACTCCNKDYFSFRRDGKKAGRMISLMMLL, encoded by the coding sequence ATGATAATTTTTAAAGATCCTTCCGTGATTGCTTTCACCAGCGACGCGTCCGTTGATTTCACCACACAGGATTTTGACGCGTCTTTGGCCCCGGCCCAAAGCGCCTACCTTAAAACGCATACCGGTATTGACATCCCGCGGGTTTTTTGGCGCAAACAGGTCCACGGGGATGATGTCCTCATCGCCGGAAAAGAGGCCTGCGCCAGGGGCTGTCCTGACGCGGACGCTTTCATCACCGACCGCAAGAACGTGCCGATCGCCATCCGCACGGCGGATTGCGTGCCGGTCTTTATTTATGATCCCCTCAAACAGGTCATCGGCCTGGCCCATGCCGGATGGAAGGGGACGCGTCAGCGCATCGCGGCTAAAACCGTCCAGGAAATGCAAGACAAATTCACCTGCCGATGCTATGATTTAAAAGTTGCTTTAGGTCCGGCCATCCGTTCGTGCTGTTATGAAGCGGGGCCGGAATTTAAGGTGTATTTCCCGGACGATACTGTTGAACGCGGTGGAAAAGTTTACGTGGATATCGTCGCGGCCAACCGCCGCCAGTTGGTGGAAGCGGGGATTGACGACGGCAATATTTTCGATGGCGGCGCGTGCACCTGCTGCAATAAAGATTATTTTTCGTTTCGCAGGGACGGTAAAAAAGCCGGACGCATGATCTCTTTGATGATGTTGTTGTAA
- the cutA gene encoding divalent cation tolerance protein CutA, whose translation MYIVVLVTAKDAKEAHKIANGLLQDKLVACANIVAGVRSLFWWRAQVDSSKEALLILKTKKALFKKVVAKVKVLHSYEVPEIIALPIVAGSSDYLKWIKTLVSIIFVGMVLSAPSLAPAMSNMPEGTSEISLVGKAAYDVTLPTALGEQKSLSQAREGKKAVLFFWATWCPHCRDEITRMNKNLDAITAKGIKVVLVSIGETKEDVAAYLKRNAVVLDSFLDEDNALQGPYDLVGVPTLVFVDEKGVIREVRHDFPDDYEKFF comes from the coding sequence ATGTATATCGTCGTTTTGGTCACAGCCAAGGATGCAAAAGAAGCGCACAAGATCGCCAACGGTCTTTTGCAGGACAAGTTGGTCGCCTGCGCCAATATCGTTGCGGGCGTGCGGTCTTTGTTTTGGTGGCGGGCACAAGTGGATTCATCCAAAGAAGCATTGCTTATCCTCAAAACAAAGAAGGCCTTGTTCAAAAAAGTCGTCGCCAAAGTCAAGGTGCTGCACAGTTATGAGGTCCCGGAGATCATCGCTTTGCCCATTGTTGCAGGCAGCAGCGATTATTTAAAATGGATCAAAACGTTGGTCTCCATCATATTTGTCGGGATGGTCCTGTCCGCGCCTTCTTTAGCGCCGGCCATGAGCAATATGCCGGAGGGGACTTCAGAAATATCTTTGGTGGGCAAGGCCGCTTATGACGTGACCCTGCCGACGGCTTTGGGTGAGCAGAAGTCGCTGTCGCAGGCGCGGGAAGGCAAGAAAGCGGTGCTGTTCTTCTGGGCCACCTGGTGTCCTCATTGCCGCGATGAGATCACGCGCATGAACAAGAACCTCGATGCCATCACCGCCAAGGGGATCAAGGTCGTTTTGGTGTCCATCGGGGAAACGAAAGAGGATGTGGCGGCTTATTTAAAGCGCAATGCCGTTGTGCTGGACAGTTTCTTGGATGAGGACAATGCTTTGCAGGGACCGTATGATCTGGTCGGCGTTCCGACGCTGGTCTTCGTGGATGAAAAGGGCGTTATCCGCGAGGTGCGCCACGATTTTCCCGATGATTACGAGAAATTTTTTTAG
- a CDS encoding peptidylprolyl isomerase, whose amino-acid sequence MLSILRHKGVSKKVLWFITVIIVLSFGVFGAASGWDSTNSAGKIYGQSVSLRDFERAYMDSRDQALILYGDQLSKLGDRLDLENEAWDRLILSREAKKRGIKVSDAEVAALIAAFPFFQREGRFDRYLYEELVRNPGAFGRKPHDFEEGMRNRLMIKKMLDGVTGPMVIADDEVKQEYARRNEKIRLDYVIINPADFSAGLEASEKEIKEYYDRNAETLRAPATVNVQYVIIALPDKKEAQAFAKALTPSADFVAAAKQAGYEAKESGPFTKDQPLLTFAWSPDLVEKLFAMKAGATTPLLEMPDGWQIARVKEHKDSAVPDLAVIKEAVQKTVIAQKAYAKAQAKAEEVLRSIKESVATGKDFKTSCQALNLDVRQTPEFSHGEYNPALGFAAQLQEASLKLEENNRLTDTVATPQGPAIAYLSSVVKVKDEDFEGEKDNYRQMLSARKRSQILTAFVTRLKLEAKLQSNVKDKIRR is encoded by the coding sequence ATGCTTAGCATCCTGCGCCACAAGGGCGTGTCCAAAAAAGTGCTGTGGTTCATCACGGTCATCATTGTCCTGTCTTTCGGGGTCTTCGGCGCGGCTTCGGGCTGGGACAGCACCAACAGCGCCGGAAAAATTTACGGCCAAAGCGTTTCTTTGCGGGATTTCGAACGCGCCTACATGGACAGCCGCGACCAGGCGCTCATCCTCTACGGCGATCAACTCTCCAAATTAGGCGACAGGCTGGATTTGGAAAACGAGGCCTGGGACCGCCTCATCCTGTCGCGGGAAGCCAAAAAACGCGGCATCAAGGTCAGCGACGCAGAAGTGGCGGCCTTGATCGCGGCCTTTCCCTTCTTTCAACGGGAAGGTAGGTTCGACCGCTATCTGTATGAGGAACTTGTCCGCAATCCCGGCGCCTTCGGCCGTAAACCCCATGACTTCGAGGAAGGCATGCGCAACAGATTGATGATCAAAAAAATGCTCGACGGCGTTACCGGACCCATGGTCATTGCTGATGATGAGGTCAAACAGGAATATGCCAGGCGCAATGAAAAGATCAGATTGGATTATGTCATCATCAACCCCGCGGACTTTAGCGCCGGGCTCGAGGCGTCGGAAAAAGAAATTAAAGAATATTATGACCGGAATGCGGAGACCTTGCGCGCGCCGGCCACGGTGAACGTGCAATACGTCATCATTGCCCTGCCGGACAAAAAAGAAGCGCAGGCCTTTGCCAAAGCGTTAACGCCGTCCGCGGACTTTGTGGCCGCGGCCAAACAAGCCGGTTACGAGGCAAAGGAAAGCGGACCATTCACCAAGGACCAGCCCCTGCTGACCTTCGCCTGGTCGCCGGACCTGGTGGAAAAACTTTTTGCCATGAAGGCGGGCGCCACCACCCCGCTTTTGGAAATGCCCGACGGATGGCAGATCGCCAGGGTCAAAGAACATAAGGATTCAGCCGTCCCTGACCTGGCAGTGATCAAAGAAGCGGTACAAAAAACCGTGATCGCACAAAAAGCGTATGCAAAAGCGCAGGCCAAAGCCGAGGAAGTTCTAAGATCGATCAAGGAAAGCGTCGCGACGGGAAAAGATTTCAAGACATCCTGCCAGGCGCTGAACTTGGATGTCCGGCAAACGCCGGAATTCAGCCACGGGGAATATAACCCGGCTTTGGGATTTGCCGCGCAATTGCAAGAAGCGAGTTTAAAGTTGGAGGAAAATAACCGGCTGACGGACACGGTGGCAACGCCCCAAGGGCCGGCCATCGCTTATTTGAGCAGTGTCGTGAAAGTCAAAGACGAAGATTTTGAAGGCGAGAAAGACAATTACCGGCAAATGCTCAGCGCGCGCAAACGCAGCCAGATCCTGACGGCTTTTGTGACCAGGTTAAAACTGGAAGCAAAACTGCAGAGCAACGTCAAAGACAAGATCCGCCGCTAA
- a CDS encoding nucleotidyltransferase yields MDFEAVFKIILGQFGKYNVRFAIIGGFALHAAGFTRATKDIDFLLHHEDKAKVKAVLASLGYEAIHESEDAANFLNRLSELGQIDFIIARRKYALAMLERAKPYEIIKGHTVNVIVPEDIIGLKIQALHNDPARYAQDMADIQWLIKNHREQLNVGLLREYFDLFNCADQLERILNETDHA; encoded by the coding sequence ATGGATTTCGAGGCGGTTTTTAAAATAATCCTGGGACAATTTGGCAAATATAACGTCCGTTTCGCGATCATAGGGGGTTTTGCCCTGCACGCGGCGGGTTTTACCAGGGCCACCAAAGACATTGATTTCCTGCTGCATCATGAAGACAAGGCGAAAGTCAAGGCAGTCCTTGCCTCTTTGGGGTATGAAGCCATTCATGAAAGCGAGGACGCCGCGAATTTCTTGAATCGATTGTCCGAGTTGGGACAGATCGATTTTATCATAGCCCGTCGTAAATATGCGTTGGCGATGCTCGAACGCGCCAAGCCGTATGAGATCATTAAAGGGCATACGGTCAATGTCATTGTGCCGGAAGACATTATTGGTTTGAAGATCCAGGCCTTGCACAATGATCCCGCGCGGTATGCGCAGGACATGGCGGACATTCAATGGCTGATCAAAAATCACCGGGAACAGCTGAATGTGGGACTTTTACGGGAGTATTTTGATCTATTCAACTGTGCTGATCAATTGGAAAGAATTTTAAACGAGACCGACCATGCTTAG
- the hisG gene encoding ATP phosphoribosyltransferase: MKKLKLGLPKGSLQDATVALFAKAGFKVTVSTRSYFPRIDDAEIEPVLLRAQEMSRYVEDETLDCGITGNDWILENNSDVTRLSELLYAKQTTNKVRWVLAVPEDSKIKTIKDLEGKKIATEVVNVTKQYLAKHKVKADVEFSWGATEAKVATGLVDAIVELTETGSSLRANKLRIVDTLCESTTQFIANKKAAQDPWKKKKMEQVIMLLQGALAANNMVGLKMNLRKKDLDKVLKILTSLRNPTISHLAADNWLALETVIDEGTVRSIIPQLKEVGAEGIIEYSLNKLIY, from the coding sequence ATGAAAAAGTTAAAATTAGGTCTCCCCAAAGGCAGTTTGCAGGACGCCACCGTCGCGCTGTTCGCCAAAGCCGGCTTTAAGGTGACGGTGTCCACGCGCTCCTATTTCCCCCGCATCGACGATGCCGAGATCGAGCCCGTGCTGTTGCGCGCCCAGGAAATGTCCCGCTACGTCGAGGATGAGACGCTGGATTGCGGCATCACCGGCAATGACTGGATCTTGGAGAACAACTCCGATGTGACGCGCCTTTCCGAACTTCTCTACGCCAAACAGACCACCAATAAGGTGCGCTGGGTCTTGGCCGTGCCCGAGGACTCAAAGATCAAGACTATCAAAGATCTGGAAGGTAAAAAGATCGCCACGGAAGTGGTCAATGTCACCAAACAGTATCTGGCCAAACATAAGGTCAAGGCCGACGTGGAATTTTCCTGGGGCGCCACCGAAGCCAAGGTGGCCACGGGCCTGGTGGATGCCATTGTGGAGTTGACCGAGACCGGCTCGTCGCTGCGCGCCAATAAACTGCGCATTGTTGACACCCTTTGCGAGTCCACGACCCAGTTCATTGCGAATAAAAAAGCCGCCCAGGACCCCTGGAAGAAAAAGAAAATGGAGCAGGTCATCATGCTTTTGCAGGGGGCCCTGGCCGCCAATAATATGGTGGGCCTGAAGATGAATTTGCGCAAAAAGGACCTCGACAAGGTATTGAAGATCCTGACCTCTTTGCGCAACCCTACGATCTCACATCTGGCCGCGGACAACTGGCTGGCTTTGGAAACAGTGATCGACGAGGGGACCGTGCGTTCCATTATTCCCCAGCTCAAAGAAGTGGGCGCTGAGGGCATCATCGAGTATTCTTTGAATAAGCTGATCTACTAA